The following is a genomic window from Bacillus sp. V2I10.
TTATGCTTGCCCTTATTATTAGCGGCTTCTTCAAAATAAGCATCTTTTGTTATGCAGCTGTTACAGGCACTGCAACCTTGTTTAACATCAAAGAACCTTCTCGAATGGTTTATCCAATTGGTCTCGTCATTTTGATTTTGTCTATAACGATGGCAAGTAATTTTTCTGGTCATCTGCAGGAAGGTTTACAGATAGTTACAATATATTTGCATCTTCCATTTCAGGTGATTATACCAATTATACTTCTAGGTATTGCATTTATAAAAAATAGAATAAGAAAAAAAGGCAGGTAATATCTAGTACGCATGATTTGGAGCTTGATGAGCTTTATTTGATATTGTTGCTGATCAAGAAGATGTTCTAGCAGCGGAACGCGATTTTTAAGTAAAAAGCAGCAAGTTTAACTTGCTGCTTTTTTTCTGGGTGATAATCCAGTTGCGCATTCTTGCCCATCATCGGGTGCAATATTTTCATTTAATAATAAAACCTGAATTACAGGGTTCAATACTATTGAAAATCATTGAGATTTTGTGCCTTCAATACACTTACAACCATACCGCCGATTTGTCTGCCTAATCTCAACCCTTCATCATTATCTACTTTAAAATGTACGCCAGCGTACAAACGTGATAAAGCGCATTGTTCCATTGTGTTTTTTATTCCTGATGCTTCTGGTGGAAAGAAATAACTTAATACCGATTCTGCACATCCTGCAACAGTGGCGTGTGCAGAAGGGTAGGAGGGAAAACGCGGTGTAGTGAACACAGGAGATAGGTTTCTGCCATATTGATTTGGACGTGCCACATCCCAAAGATATTTAAAATACCAAGACATCACAAAAGCATCATTAACAGCAGCGTGAAAATATCCGAGTGCTCTGGCAATATGCGGTGATCCTAGTTTATATTTTTTTGCTAAACTGAAAATCATAGGAGTCATATTCTGAGTTGCTTCGACCGTCCCCCAGTATTGTGCGATGCGTATTTGTTGAGGGTTTATGAATGATAATGTTTGTTCTACAATATGTAATTCTGTTCCCCAATCAACCTCAATAGGATTTTTAATTTGCCAATTAATACGCTGCTGAAAGGGATCCAGGAATTCATTGTTGCTTTGCCTGAAAATAAAAAACATTGGAAAATACGCTGGTGCAAAATAAGCTTTAGGCGGGGTTTGCTCTCCTTGGTAAGGATATTCAGACCATCTTCTGTAATTTGTTCTCACTTGAATCTGCCCCCTTATATTTTTTCTACTTATTCTTTATGAGTGAGAGCAATAAAATATAACAAT
Proteins encoded in this region:
- a CDS encoding vanadium-dependent haloperoxidase → MRTNYRRWSEYPYQGEQTPPKAYFAPAYFPMFFIFRQSNNEFLDPFQQRINWQIKNPIEVDWGTELHIVEQTLSFINPQQIRIAQYWGTVEATQNMTPMIFSLAKKYKLGSPHIARALGYFHAAVNDAFVMSWYFKYLWDVARPNQYGRNLSPVFTTPRFPSYPSAHATVAGCAESVLSYFFPPEASGIKNTMEQCALSRLYAGVHFKVDNDEGLRLGRQIGGMVVSVLKAQNLNDFQ